In Acidobacteriota bacterium, one genomic interval encodes:
- the cimA gene encoding citramalate synthase: MTTRIELYDTTLRDGTQRENISLSLADKLAIARRLDAFGIPYIECGWPGSNPKDADFFEAIREVELEQARVCAFGATRRKHSTCSRDGNVQALVAAETPTVTLVGKSWDLHVEKVLETDARENEAMIGDTVGYLKELGREVIYDAEHFFDGLAGNPECALGTLRAAAAAGADYVVLCDTNGGTLPWQIEAGIDAARAELGPDVRIGIHTHDDAGCGVANTLAAVRAGAVMVQGTINGYGERVANANLVTIVPDLQCKMGFSCVPDESLRELTSLSRYVAEVANIAHDDHLPYVGRSAFAHKGGIHVAAMLKEPTSYQHVEPEVVGNEMRTVVSELSGRGNIAHLAAGAGIAETPHAREVLYKVKELENRGYSFEAAEASVELMLRRAAPGYEAPFRLIDFLTVVEHRDGRGLVAEATVKVEVPGGAIAHTAAEGNGPVNALAHALRKALEPHYPQLAEMRLADYKVRILDSAHGTAATTRVLVDFVAGGERWTTVGAGTNIIEASWEALADAIEFGLTGE; this comes from the coding sequence ATGACGACCAGGATCGAGCTGTACGACACGACGCTTCGCGACGGGACCCAGCGAGAGAACATCTCCCTGTCGCTGGCGGACAAGCTGGCGATCGCCAGGCGGCTGGACGCCTTTGGAATCCCCTACATCGAGTGCGGCTGGCCCGGCTCGAATCCGAAGGACGCGGACTTCTTCGAGGCCATCCGCGAGGTCGAACTCGAACAGGCGAGAGTTTGTGCCTTCGGCGCCACGCGGCGCAAGCACAGCACATGCAGCCGCGACGGCAACGTCCAGGCGCTGGTCGCCGCGGAGACGCCCACCGTCACGCTGGTCGGCAAGAGCTGGGACCTGCACGTCGAGAAGGTGCTCGAAACCGATGCGCGAGAGAACGAGGCGATGATCGGCGACACGGTCGGCTATCTCAAGGAGCTGGGCCGCGAGGTGATCTACGACGCGGAGCACTTCTTCGACGGTCTGGCCGGGAACCCCGAGTGCGCGCTCGGCACGTTGCGCGCGGCGGCCGCGGCGGGCGCCGATTACGTCGTTCTCTGCGATACGAACGGCGGCACGCTGCCGTGGCAGATCGAAGCGGGGATCGACGCGGCGCGGGCTGAGCTCGGTCCGGATGTCCGGATCGGCATCCATACGCACGACGACGCCGGATGCGGCGTCGCCAACACCCTGGCCGCGGTGCGGGCAGGCGCGGTCATGGTTCAGGGCACGATCAACGGCTACGGCGAACGGGTGGCGAACGCGAACCTGGTGACCATCGTGCCGGACCTGCAGTGCAAGATGGGGTTCTCCTGCGTCCCCGACGAGAGCCTGCGCGAGTTGACCTCTCTGTCGCGATACGTCGCCGAGGTGGCGAACATCGCCCACGACGACCACCTGCCCTACGTCGGGCGCAGCGCCTTCGCCCACAAGGGCGGCATCCATGTCGCGGCGATGCTCAAGGAACCGACCAGCTACCAGCACGTCGAGCCGGAGGTGGTCGGCAACGAGATGCGGACCGTGGTCTCCGAACTCTCGGGCCGCGGCAACATCGCTCATCTCGCGGCGGGCGCCGGGATCGCCGAAACACCGCACGCGCGCGAGGTGCTGTACAAGGTCAAGGAACTCGAAAACCGCGGCTACAGCTTCGAGGCCGCCGAGGCGTCCGTCGAACTCATGCTGCGCCGGGCGGCGCCCGGATACGAAGCGCCGTTCCGGCTGATCGACTTCCTGACGGTGGTCGAGCATCGTGACGGTCGTGGTCTGGTCGCGGAGGCCACCGTCAAGGTCGAGGTGCCAGGCGGCGCCATTGCTCACACGGCGGCGGAGGGTAATGGACCGGTGAATGCCCTGGCCCACGCCCTGCGCAAGGCCCTGGAGCCGCACTACCCGCAACTGGCCGAGATGCGCCTGGCCGACTACAAGGTCCGCATTCTGGACAGCGCCCACGGCACGGCGGCCACGACCCGCGTGCTCGTGGACTTCGTCGCCGGCGGCGAGCGCTGGACCACCGTCGGTGCGGGGACCAACATAATTGAGGCAAGTTGGGAAGCCCTCGCCGACGCCATCGAGTTCGGCTTGACGGGAGAGTGA
- a CDS encoding DEAD/DEAH box helicase: MKLFPRLEFHRTGIGLLPDPHDPEPGSAVHLSRVAGSKRPLTFCSCSTGRRSGCRHLKQLEGQIRELHQVTGCSWFDLFARSGWFRLAQTLFEERLPAASACLVLQETPDDPIRLFGPDGVEVLRYLEQAPATVRFLERIGKLSGGVSTADRSGLLERLSTFMRTPEEQHLNKAGMQTNRQFFEGSLWFRVAYHTLREYGDISGGRAETPGATVRLEPSIELSNGTFFLAVRTGSGGPELLQIAVPRGRVDAALAFLTETGQTSAVPLSAADLLYVGSDTRIEKEHRLEILRLAAEGEDVLDEKRRERYQYGDLVFIEELEALVRRSDRNESGWREPAAIDLVPARVPTFRTVPPIDEPEPVLTENPLAAVGILTEFDYIEIEPDGDESLSIRYGFGDSDVSLGELLAARRAGLPYLETASGWIDLNAPALRNLGSLPAQARARAEGTGGNGRSGSLRLSSAELLRLQASSAAPIRVEGEGSRHDFLRRFLALRPADPMVSPSGLTSVLRPYQKLGVEWLKFLYENDLAGLLCDDMGLGKTHQAMALMVILREQLGIDEPFLVVCPRTVISHWRNKLREYAPGLSPAYYHGPQRDLGESLAHGDVILTSYGVMRNDVERFGERRWGLIVFDEVQQIKNRSTQGYRAAVALGARMKLGLTGTPIENSLTELKGLFDLVLPGYLGGDDTYLDVLGTTELDADSWYAVNLRRLTAPFVLRRVKTAVLDELPEKIEDVRTCRLSPEQFDMYRRTIETKGVTLMNALRSERGALPYIHIFALLNMLKQICDHPALAVGDLDRYESYESGKWDLCKELLEESFDSGQKVVVFSQYLGMIGILERHLTKLGIEFVTLTGSTRERGKVVDRFNNDDDCRVFLGSLKAGGTGIDLVGGSVVIHYDRWWNAAREDQATDRLYRIGQKRAVHVFKLITEETLEERIAAIIDRKRRLMESVVQEDDPQLKKIFSREELIELLQGPGLDEPA, translated from the coding sequence GTGAAGCTGTTTCCACGCCTCGAGTTCCATCGCACCGGGATCGGCCTCCTCCCCGATCCCCACGACCCGGAGCCCGGTTCGGCCGTTCATCTGTCCAGGGTGGCCGGGTCGAAGCGGCCGCTCACGTTCTGCAGTTGCTCCACGGGCCGTCGCAGCGGATGCCGTCACCTCAAGCAGCTCGAGGGTCAGATCAGGGAGCTTCACCAGGTCACCGGATGTAGCTGGTTCGACCTCTTCGCTCGCAGCGGGTGGTTCCGGCTGGCCCAGACTCTGTTCGAGGAGCGTCTCCCGGCGGCTTCGGCCTGCCTGGTGCTGCAGGAAACGCCCGACGATCCGATTCGCCTGTTCGGTCCAGATGGAGTGGAGGTCCTTCGCTACCTCGAACAGGCGCCGGCAACGGTTCGTTTTCTTGAACGGATCGGGAAGCTCTCGGGCGGCGTGTCCACCGCGGATCGGTCGGGTCTGCTGGAGCGGCTGTCGACGTTCATGCGGACGCCCGAGGAACAGCATCTGAACAAGGCCGGAATGCAGACGAACCGGCAGTTCTTCGAGGGCAGTCTCTGGTTCCGCGTCGCCTATCACACCCTGAGGGAGTACGGCGATATCTCCGGCGGCAGAGCCGAAACGCCTGGAGCCACGGTGAGACTCGAGCCGTCAATCGAGCTCTCCAACGGCACTTTCTTCCTGGCGGTCCGCACGGGTTCGGGTGGGCCGGAGCTGCTTCAGATCGCCGTTCCGCGTGGCCGGGTGGACGCGGCGCTGGCTTTCCTCACGGAAACGGGGCAGACCTCGGCGGTTCCCCTGTCGGCCGCGGATCTTCTCTACGTGGGATCTGACACCAGGATCGAGAAGGAACACAGGCTCGAGATACTGCGCCTGGCCGCGGAGGGGGAGGACGTCCTCGACGAGAAGCGGCGCGAGCGCTACCAGTATGGCGACCTGGTCTTCATCGAGGAGCTGGAAGCGCTCGTCCGGCGCTCGGATCGCAACGAGAGCGGCTGGCGCGAGCCCGCCGCCATCGATCTCGTGCCGGCGCGGGTGCCGACCTTCCGGACCGTACCGCCGATTGACGAACCCGAGCCGGTTCTGACCGAGAATCCGCTCGCGGCCGTCGGGATCCTGACGGAGTTCGACTACATCGAGATCGAACCGGACGGAGACGAGTCGCTCTCGATCCGCTATGGCTTCGGCGACAGTGACGTGAGTCTCGGGGAACTGCTGGCAGCGAGGCGTGCCGGCCTGCCGTACCTCGAGACGGCGTCGGGCTGGATCGATCTCAACGCGCCGGCGCTCAGGAACCTCGGATCGCTGCCCGCTCAGGCGAGAGCGCGTGCCGAAGGCACGGGCGGCAACGGCAGGTCCGGCAGTCTCCGTCTCTCATCGGCGGAGTTGCTGCGGCTGCAGGCCTCGAGTGCGGCACCGATCCGTGTCGAGGGCGAAGGAAGCCGGCATGACTTCCTGCGTCGCTTCCTGGCCCTCCGGCCGGCCGATCCGATGGTGAGTCCTTCGGGGCTCACGAGCGTCCTGCGTCCTTACCAGAAGCTTGGTGTCGAGTGGCTGAAGTTCCTGTACGAGAACGATCTCGCGGGTCTTCTGTGCGACGACATGGGCCTGGGGAAGACGCACCAGGCGATGGCCCTGATGGTCATCCTGCGGGAGCAGTTGGGGATCGACGAGCCATTTCTCGTTGTCTGCCCCCGCACCGTCATCAGCCACTGGCGCAACAAGCTCCGGGAGTACGCGCCGGGATTGAGCCCGGCGTACTACCACGGACCGCAACGCGATCTTGGGGAGTCGCTCGCGCATGGCGACGTGATCCTCACGTCCTATGGGGTGATGCGGAATGACGTCGAGCGTTTCGGCGAACGGCGCTGGGGCCTCATCGTGTTCGACGAGGTGCAGCAGATCAAGAACCGGAGCACCCAGGGCTACCGTGCCGCCGTGGCGCTTGGGGCCCGGATGAAACTGGGGTTGACCGGCACGCCGATCGAGAACTCGCTCACCGAGTTGAAGGGCCTTTTCGATCTCGTGCTGCCAGGCTACCTGGGCGGCGACGACACCTATCTCGATGTCCTCGGGACGACCGAACTCGATGCCGACTCCTGGTACGCGGTGAACCTGCGGCGGTTGACCGCTCCCTTCGTGCTTCGCCGCGTGAAGACCGCCGTGCTGGACGAGTTGCCGGAGAAGATCGAGGACGTGCGCACTTGCCGCCTGAGCCCCGAGCAGTTCGACATGTACCGCCGGACGATCGAAACGAAGGGCGTGACGCTGATGAACGCCTTGCGGAGCGAGCGGGGCGCCCTTCCCTACATCCACATCTTCGCGCTGCTGAACATGCTGAAGCAGATCTGCGATCATCCCGCGCTGGCGGTCGGCGACCTCGACCGCTACGAGAGTTACGAATCGGGAAAATGGGACCTGTGCAAGGAGCTCCTCGAAGAGAGCTTCGACAGTGGCCAGAAGGTCGTCGTCTTCAGCCAGTACCTGGGCATGATCGGCATCCTGGAGCGCCACCTGACGAAGCTCGGCATCGAGTTCGTCACGCTGACGGGCTCGACCCGCGAGCGCGGCAAGGTCGTCGACCGCTTCAACAACGACGACGACTGCCGCGTCTTTCTGGGCAGCCTGAAGGCGGGCGGCACGGGCATCGACCTGGTCGGCGGCTCGGTCGTCATCCACTACGACCGCTGGTGGAACGCGGCTCGCGAGGACCAGGCGACGGACCGGTTGTACCGGATCGGCCAGAAGCGGGCGGTCCACGTCTTCAAGCTAATCACCGAGGAGACGCTCGAGGAGCGCATCGCCGCGATCATCGACCGCAAGCGCCGTCTCATGGAGAGCGTGGTGCAGGAGGACGACCCCCAGCTCAAGAAGATCTTCTCGCGAGAGGAGTTGATCGAACTGCTGCAGGGGCCGGGCCTCGACGAGCCGGCCTGA
- a CDS encoding serine hydrolase, which yields MTRRRALLVTAIGFTAACAPPPAAVTTGLDDAPGGSRSRLDELDDLLQEEAAEGFAGSVLVARGDEVIHLAGYGLADREAGVPFGPETVSTIGSITKQFTGAAILKLQEQGRLNVADPVGRFFPEAPADKREITIHQLLTHTAGLPPALGSDEEYIDRDRYLEEVWRTESRHPPGERHEYSNTGYSLLAAIVEGVSGTGYEEFLRREFFDPLGMHHTGYQLADWSEAHVAAGYRDGRRFGRVIEMQTHDDGFSWHLVGNGGIHSTVDDMARWVKALGKGELLSAESLDALFGEHVDEGYGDSFYGYGWVTFRLPNGERMIGHNGGNGFFFADLNFFPDRDDLLYCLFVNDAAHEDVSGSIRRLLLEQAP from the coding sequence ATGACGAGACGTCGAGCTCTGCTGGTTACGGCAATCGGGTTTACCGCTGCGTGTGCCCCCCCGCCGGCGGCCGTCACGACCGGCCTCGACGACGCGCCCGGCGGGTCCCGGTCACGCCTGGACGAACTCGACGACCTCCTGCAGGAGGAAGCCGCGGAGGGTTTCGCCGGCAGCGTGCTCGTGGCCCGCGGCGACGAGGTGATTCACCTGGCCGGCTACGGCCTGGCGGACCGGGAGGCCGGCGTCCCCTTCGGGCCGGAGACCGTGTCGACGATCGGCTCGATCACCAAGCAGTTCACCGGCGCGGCGATCCTCAAGCTTCAGGAACAGGGCCGCCTGAACGTCGCCGATCCGGTCGGCCGGTTCTTCCCTGAAGCGCCGGCCGACAAGCGGGAGATCACGATCCACCAGCTCCTCACCCACACGGCCGGCCTGCCGCCAGCGCTGGGTTCGGACGAGGAGTACATCGACCGCGACCGCTACCTGGAAGAGGTCTGGCGCACCGAGTCGCGCCACCCGCCGGGCGAACGCCACGAGTACTCCAACACGGGTTACTCGCTGCTCGCCGCGATCGTCGAGGGCGTCTCCGGCACGGGCTACGAGGAGTTCCTCCGGCGGGAGTTCTTCGATCCGCTGGGCATGCATCACACCGGCTACCAGCTGGCCGACTGGTCAGAAGCACACGTCGCCGCCGGCTACCGGGACGGCCGACGCTTCGGCCGCGTCATCGAGATGCAGACACACGACGACGGCTTCTCCTGGCACCTCGTGGGCAACGGCGGCATTCACTCCACCGTCGACGACATGGCGCGCTGGGTCAAGGCTCTAGGCAAAGGCGAACTGTTGTCGGCCGAGTCGCTCGACGCCCTGTTCGGCGAACACGTGGACGAGGGCTACGGCGACTCCTTCTACGGCTACGGATGGGTCACTTTCCGCCTCCCGAACGGCGAGCGGATGATCGGACACAACGGCGGCAACGGCTTCTTCTTCGCCGACCTGAACTTCTTCCCCGATCGCGACGACCTGCTGTACTGCCTGTTCGTGAACGACGCGGCTCACGAAGACGTGAGCGGCAGCATCCGCCGGTTGCTGCTCGAACAGGCCCCTTGA
- a CDS encoding branched-chain amino acid transaminase: MPIERSEWIWIDDQWKPWDEATVHLTTHGLHYGSSVFEGIRAYDTGETTAIFRLGPHVRRLFDSCRIMRMEPGYTQDQVEELCIEAVARNRLESCYIRPLIYRGNEEMGLNPTSCSSRLAIYAVRWGRYLGEEAIEQGVDAAISSWRRFNSNTAVPLGKISGQYVTNQFVSIEAREHGYAEGIMLDDRGLVCEGAGENLFLIKDGVIHTPPLYNSILGGITRDSVITIARDLKYDVRFQPIAREELYLADELFMTGTAAEVSPVRSVDRIPIGSGTRGEITHHLQEEFFGLVEGRLPDRHDWLTQVPRLQEAAPPLAG, from the coding sequence ATGCCCATAGAACGATCGGAGTGGATCTGGATCGACGACCAGTGGAAACCCTGGGACGAGGCGACCGTCCACCTCACGACCCACGGCCTGCACTATGGCTCGTCGGTGTTCGAGGGCATTCGCGCCTACGACACGGGCGAGACGACGGCGATCTTCCGCCTCGGCCCGCACGTCCGGCGCCTGTTCGACAGTTGCAGGATCATGCGCATGGAACCCGGCTACACCCAGGACCAGGTCGAGGAGCTGTGCATCGAGGCGGTGGCTCGCAACCGTCTGGAGTCGTGCTACATCCGGCCGCTGATCTACCGTGGCAACGAGGAGATGGGCCTCAACCCGACCTCCTGCAGTTCCAGGCTGGCGATCTACGCCGTGCGCTGGGGGCGCTACCTCGGCGAGGAGGCGATCGAACAGGGCGTCGACGCCGCGATCAGTTCCTGGCGCCGCTTCAACTCGAACACGGCCGTGCCGCTGGGCAAGATCAGCGGGCAGTACGTGACGAACCAGTTCGTGTCCATCGAGGCACGCGAGCACGGCTACGCCGAGGGCATCATGCTCGACGACCGCGGGCTGGTCTGCGAGGGCGCCGGCGAGAATCTCTTCCTGATCAAGGACGGAGTGATCCACACGCCGCCGCTCTACAACTCGATCCTGGGCGGTATCACCAGGGACTCGGTCATCACGATCGCCCGCGACCTGAAGTACGACGTCCGCTTCCAGCCGATTGCCCGGGAAGAGCTCTATCTCGCCGACGAGCTGTTCATGACCGGCACGGCGGCCGAGGTGAGTCCCGTGCGCTCCGTCGACCGGATCCCGATCGGCAGTGGCACGCGTGGCGAGATCACGCACCACCTCCAGGAAGAGTTCTTCGGGCTGGTCGAGGGCCGGCTCCCCGACCGCCACGACTGGCTCACCCAGGTACCCCGGCTGCAGGAGGCTGCGCCACCGCTGGCAGGCTGA
- the ilvB gene encoding biosynthetic-type acetolactate synthase large subunit, with amino-acid sequence MSDETTATDRANEEAGTSTDAVVLTGAEIVCECLLREGVDIVFGYPGGAILPTYDALTKYPQLHHVLTRHEQGASHMADGYARATGKVGVAMATSGPGATNLVTGIATAMMDSSPIVCITGQVPTGAIGSDAFQETDVTGITLPITKHNYLVTSIEELPEVMREAFHIARTGRPGPVLVDIPKDVQIQEAEFVYPTEPIELPGYSPPRAARARQIDAALELIRKSKRPIILAGHGISMAGANRELAQLAEKAQIPIALTLLGKGAISEHHPLCLGMMGMHGGAEVNHAIQQADLLIALGMRFDDRVTGNLATYARDSRKIHVDIDPSEINKNVTVDVGIVGDLGEVLSQLLERVERRPNEAWFDRIAEWRADSELREIVRPADAPQHPAVPEGKLLGAQVIRDLFEFTAGRAITVTDVGQHQMWEAQYYQHERPHSLITSGGLGTMGFGLPAAIGAKMSRRDQEVWAIVGDGGFQMTMMELATAVQEQVNVHIAIINNGFLGMVRQWQEFFYEERYNQTPMVNPDFCKLAEAYGIPTVRVTERDQIEEAVNASRSQTAGPTLIDFVVEKEEIVFPMVPAGADLDDMIRRPTPEEFEQQRRERTVAAKVREPQTPESTPPESTPPASEAPAAAGALGSRFGV; translated from the coding sequence ATGAGTGACGAAACGACCGCAACGGACCGGGCGAACGAGGAGGCGGGCACGAGCACGGACGCCGTCGTGCTGACCGGCGCCGAGATCGTGTGCGAGTGCCTGCTGCGCGAGGGGGTCGACATCGTCTTCGGCTATCCGGGCGGGGCCATCCTGCCGACGTACGACGCCCTGACGAAGTACCCCCAACTGCACCACGTGCTGACCCGCCACGAGCAGGGCGCGTCGCACATGGCCGACGGATACGCCCGAGCCACCGGCAAGGTCGGCGTGGCCATGGCGACCAGCGGTCCCGGCGCGACGAACCTCGTCACCGGTATCGCCACCGCGATGATGGATTCGTCCCCGATCGTCTGCATCACGGGACAGGTGCCGACCGGCGCCATCGGCAGCGACGCCTTCCAGGAAACGGACGTCACCGGGATCACCCTCCCGATCACGAAGCACAACTACCTGGTGACGAGCATCGAGGAACTGCCCGAGGTGATGCGCGAGGCGTTCCACATCGCCCGCACCGGGCGGCCTGGGCCCGTGCTGGTGGACATCCCGAAGGACGTCCAGATCCAGGAGGCGGAGTTCGTCTACCCGACGGAACCGATCGAACTCCCCGGCTACAGCCCGCCGCGGGCGGCCCGGGCGCGCCAGATCGACGCTGCCCTGGAACTGATCCGGAAGTCGAAGCGGCCGATCATCCTCGCCGGCCACGGCATCTCGATGGCCGGGGCCAACCGTGAACTCGCACAGCTGGCGGAGAAGGCGCAGATTCCGATCGCCCTGACCCTGCTCGGCAAGGGCGCGATCTCCGAGCACCACCCGCTCTGCCTGGGGATGATGGGAATGCACGGCGGCGCGGAGGTGAACCATGCGATCCAGCAGGCCGACCTCCTGATCGCTCTGGGCATGCGCTTCGACGACCGGGTGACCGGCAACCTGGCGACCTACGCGCGGGACTCGCGCAAGATCCACGTCGACATCGACCCCTCCGAAATCAACAAGAACGTGACCGTCGACGTCGGCATCGTCGGCGATCTCGGCGAGGTCCTGAGCCAGTTGCTCGAGCGGGTCGAGCGACGACCGAACGAGGCCTGGTTCGACCGAATCGCCGAGTGGCGCGCCGACTCGGAGTTGCGGGAGATCGTCCGGCCGGCCGACGCGCCCCAGCACCCGGCGGTGCCCGAAGGCAAGCTGCTCGGCGCCCAGGTCATCCGCGACCTCTTCGAGTTCACCGCGGGCAGAGCCATCACCGTGACCGATGTCGGCCAGCACCAGATGTGGGAGGCCCAGTACTACCAGCACGAACGGCCGCACAGCCTGATCACCAGCGGCGGCCTCGGGACGATGGGTTTCGGGCTGCCGGCGGCGATCGGCGCCAAGATGTCCCGGCGCGACCAGGAAGTGTGGGCCATCGTCGGCGATGGCGGATTCCAGATGACGATGATGGAACTCGCCACCGCGGTCCAGGAGCAGGTCAACGTCCACATCGCGATCATCAACAATGGCTTCCTCGGCATGGTCCGCCAGTGGCAGGAGTTCTTCTACGAGGAGCGCTACAACCAGACGCCCATGGTCAACCCGGACTTCTGCAAACTCGCGGAGGCCTACGGCATCCCGACCGTCCGCGTCACTGAGCGCGACCAGATCGAAGAGGCGGTCAACGCCTCGCGCTCGCAGACAGCCGGACCGACACTGATCGACTTCGTGGTCGAGAAGGAGGAGATCGTCTTTCCCATGGTGCCGGCGGGCGCCGACCTCGACGACATGATCCGCCGGCCGACTCCCGAAGAGTTCGAACAACAGCGCCGGGAGCGGACAGTGGCCGCGAAAGTCCGAGAGCCCCAAACTCCAGAGTCCACGCCGCCGGAGTCCACGCCGCCGGCATCCGAGGCGCCCGCGGCGGCGGGCGCCCTGGGTTCCCGGTTCGGCGTCTGA
- the ilvN gene encoding acetolactate synthase small subunit encodes MAKHVLAALVENRPGVLARVANLFRRRSFNIDSLSVGRTQRDEMSRMTIVMESDSAEADRLVKNLYKLVDVVHVDHLHSQPSVVREMALVKVRATSDNRREVIQLCDIFRARIIDVSAESLVVEITGEEEKLENFTELVRPFGIVEMVRTGMIALGRGGHTLKDEGFKPNRSRAAARRNVL; translated from the coding sequence ATGGCAAAGCACGTCCTGGCCGCGCTAGTCGAGAACCGCCCCGGGGTTCTTGCCCGCGTGGCGAACCTGTTCCGGCGGCGCAGCTTCAACATCGACAGCCTGTCCGTCGGCCGCACCCAGCGTGACGAAATGTCCCGGATGACGATCGTCATGGAGTCGGACAGCGCGGAAGCGGACCGCCTGGTCAAGAACCTGTACAAGCTGGTCGACGTCGTCCACGTCGACCACCTCCACAGTCAGCCCTCGGTGGTGAGGGAGATGGCTCTGGTCAAGGTCCGAGCGACCTCCGACAACCGGCGGGAGGTGATCCAGCTCTGCGACATCTTCCGGGCCCGGATCATCGACGTCTCCGCCGAAAGCCTGGTGGTCGAGATCACCGGCGAGGAGGAGAAACTCGAGAACTTCACCGAACTCGTGCGTCCCTTCGGCATCGTCGAAATGGTGCGCACCGGCATGATCGCCCTGGGCCGCGGCGGCCACACCCTGAAGGACGAGGGCTTCAAGCCCAACCGCAGCCGAGCGGCGGCGCGCCGCAACGTGCTCTGA
- the ilvC gene encoding ketol-acid reductoisomerase, which produces MAKLYYDDDADLSRLDGRTVAVIGYGSQGHAHALNLRDSGIDVVVGLREGSGSAAKAEADGLEVLGNAAAAARAQMIMILAPDTVQAELYEQDIAPNLEPGNTLMFAHGFNVRYGEIDAPKEVDVSLVAPKAPGHRVREVFTEGAGTPGLVAVENDSTGDALADALAYAKGIGCTRAGVIETTFAEETETDLFGEQIVLCGGASALVRAGFEKLVAAGYQPEVAYFECLHELKLIVDLMYEGGLGYMWYSVSDTAEHGGYHAGDQMITEDVRAVMDKILSDIQDGTYARDWIAENRNGRPRFDPRRQRERSHPIEEVGRELRRMMPFLDAKEV; this is translated from the coding sequence ATGGCCAAGCTCTACTACGACGACGACGCGGACCTCTCGAGGCTCGACGGCCGCACCGTCGCCGTCATCGGTTACGGCAGCCAGGGGCACGCCCACGCCCTGAACCTGCGCGACAGCGGCATCGACGTCGTCGTCGGTCTGCGTGAAGGCAGCGGCAGCGCGGCCAAGGCGGAGGCCGACGGGCTCGAGGTGCTCGGCAACGCGGCCGCGGCGGCGCGGGCGCAGATGATCATGATCCTGGCGCCCGACACCGTACAGGCCGAACTCTACGAGCAGGACATCGCCCCGAACCTCGAGCCGGGGAACACGCTGATGTTCGCGCACGGGTTCAACGTCCGCTACGGCGAAATCGACGCGCCGAAGGAGGTCGACGTGTCCCTGGTCGCGCCGAAGGCGCCGGGGCACAGGGTGCGGGAGGTTTTCACCGAGGGCGCCGGCACGCCGGGCCTGGTCGCGGTGGAGAACGACTCCACCGGCGACGCCCTGGCCGATGCCCTGGCCTACGCGAAGGGAATCGGCTGCACGCGCGCCGGAGTGATCGAGACCACGTTCGCCGAGGAGACGGAGACCGACCTCTTCGGCGAGCAGATCGTGCTCTGCGGCGGCGCCTCCGCCCTGGTCCGCGCCGGCTTCGAAAAGCTGGTCGCCGCCGGCTACCAGCCGGAGGTCGCGTACTTCGAATGCCTGCACGAGCTGAAGCTGATCGTCGACCTGATGTACGAGGGCGGGCTCGGCTACATGTGGTACAGCGTCTCCGACACCGCCGAGCACGGCGGCTACCACGCCGGCGATCAGATGATCACGGAGGACGTGCGGGCGGTGATGGACAAGATCCTGAGCGACATCCAGGACGGAACGTACGCCCGCGACTGGATCGCCGAGAACAGGAACGGCCGGCCGCGCTTCGACCCCCGGAGGCAGCGGGAGCGGAGCCACCCGATCGAGGAGGTTGGCCGGGAACTGCGTCGGATGATGCCGTTCCTGGACGCCAAGGAGGTGTAA